Within the Leptolyngbyaceae cyanobacterium genome, the region GATGGCATATTAATTGCCGATAACCTTGCCGAGACTGACGGCGCTGGTAGTTTCGTTTGGAATACTGAAGGTGTGGCCACTGGCGATTATTACGTCTACGCAATGGTAATGGATGAAAACAATGCGCCTGTTTTTAGCTATTCTCCAGGTCGAGTGAAAATTACTGAATCGGCAGATTTGTCAGTTACCAAAACAGTTAATGAAAACCCAGATGTATCAGGCAACTTCACTTACACGCTTACAGTAACAAACAATGGCCCTAATGATGCGAAGGGCGCTACTCTTACCGACACCTTACCAGAAGGCGTTACTCTTGTTGCCGCCAGTCTCAACCCCGCTCAGCAGTCAGGCAATGATATTACCTTTGACCTGGGTGACTTGGCAAACGGTGCTAGCAAGACAGTTAACGTTACGATTACCCCACCACCAAACGGTACAATTACAGGCATTCCTGGTGTAACGAGTAGAACTTTCGATCCTGATGTCTCTAATGATTTCGCTCTAGCATCTAGTACAGTTAGCGATACCTCAACCAACTTCATTCCCGAAATTGGCACTACCAACAAGCTAGTCTTTGACGACAAAACCTATCTTTCTCTCTATCCTGATGTTCGAGATGCTTATAACAATGGTGGATTTGAAAAGGTATTCGACCACTTCACTACTCATGGCGTACTTGAAAACCGGGATTTAAGAGTTCGCCTGTTTGACGAAACTTATTATCTCGATCGAAATTCCGATGTCAAACAAGCCGTTGATGCAGGCGGATACGATAACGCATACGATCACTTCATACTCTGGGGAATAAATGAAGGTCGCCAAGGTAGTTCATCCGATAATAGTTCTTACCGCTTGCTGTTTGATGAAAACTACTATCTCGGACAATATCCAGAAGTGAAAGCATCTGTTGATGCAGGTGATTTATATAGTGGATTGATTCACTATTTCGATTACGGTCAATTTGAAGGACGCCAACCCAGTGCATCAGACAATTACCTGAGCGCAGCTTAGAATTTAGAACAAATTAATCCCCATAGAAACCCGGTTTCTTCAAGAAACCGGGTTTCTTTATTCGCGATGATTTACGATTTCTTTAGCAATCCCAATCGCTTCCTGAGAATTTCCCACCATAAAAACGTTATCTTTCAATAAACTGCGAAAAAAAGCCTTACTTTCCTCAGAGTCATTTAACAAAATAACTTTTTTATTACTCTTCAACGCCAGCGCTACTTCTGAAGCTGTTCCCGCACCCATGCCACAAGCAATTACCACATCGCTGGAAAGCACGTTAATATTATTGCGAGCATTTCCCAGATCGGTAACGATCGCAATATCCACCGCTTCTGATAAATTGCTGGGATCGTTTCCCGGTAAAATACCGATAGTTAAACCATTTGCGGCTTTTGCACCTTTACTAGCAGCATCCATCACCCCTGCATTCCTACCACCAGTCAGCAATACCCATCCTTCTTTAGCAATTAATTTTCCCAACACATAAGCATTTTGCAAATCAGATGGGGTAGCATTATCACCAGGCCCCATCACGCCAATTATGATTTTTTTCATTGATTTTCTCAATATATTTAATTTCTCAGGAAGGTTGACTCTTTGAAATACTCATTTTTCTGTCTCCTTCTGATTGATTAATGGGTAATGCGGGAAAAAACATTACCCATTACCCATTACAATAAATTTCCGGCAATCATCCCTGCCAGCACGATAAAACCAACCCAAACATTTTGGCGAAATATTTGACCGTACACTGGTTTGGGTAAATCTGAATTCCGCAATTGAGAATAATGCCAAATCCAGGCAATTGTGGCAATTCCCAATGCTAGCCAAAAGCCGAAATGCAACTGCATTACCACACCCAACCAAGCTAGCAAACTGACAGTACCTGCAAAGAAAAGTCCCACTGCTTGGGCTGCATAATTACCAAAGAAAATCGCGCTGGAATTAATGCCAATTTTCAAATCATCTTCTTTGTCACTCATGGCGTAAACCGTATCGAATCCCAAAGTCCACAAAACAGTAGCACCCCAGAGTAACCAAGTAGGATATTCTAATTGAGCTTTTGCAGCACTCCAACTAATCAGCACCGCAAAACCCCAAGCAATCGAAAGTACTAGCTGAGGAACGGGAAATACTCGTTTAGCTGTCGGATAAAAAACGATCGCGGGAACCGCCGCCACGCACAACCAAAAACTTAAAGGATTCAGATACAGCGCCAACACGCCAGCGCAACACATCGCAATAAAAGCAACTACAATACCCGTGCGAATCGATAAAGCACGAGAAGCGAGGGGACGGGACTTCGTTCTTTCCACTTGGGGGTCGATATCTCTATCCCACAAATCATTAATAACGCAACCCGCCGCACTAGTCGCTAAAGTTCCTAATACGATCGTACCGACCAGTGGAATAGGCGGCATACCGCGAGATGCCAAAAAAATCGCCCAAAGAGCAGGAATCATCAAAATCAAGCGTCCTGCTGGTTTATCCCATCTCAAAAGCCGGATCACGGTTAACCAAGTAGGTTCCGGTTGGTGTTCTTCCTGTATCAGCATGGCACACACGATGAAGTATGAAGTATGAAGTATAAAGGATGAAGGATAAAAATTAATTGTATTTATACCCACATCCCCCCACCTCCCCACCTCCCCATCCCACTTACCTGCTCGGAAAGCTCCCCTTTACGATATCTTTAATGCTGAAGGGAGAGGCTAGGATGTAATCCTATATACGTCTTATGAGCGTAAATACTGTTTCAGAAAGTCGGGTAAGTATTTCTGCTGAAGCTGGAGATCGAGATCGTATTCTGGCGGCGATCGATATCGGGACAAATTCTATACATATGGTAGTGGTGCGAATTATGGCTGATATACCAGCTTTCACCATTATCGATCGCGAAAAAGATACGGTCAGGTTAGGCGATCGCGATCCGGAAAATGGTAACCTCAGACCAGAGATAATGCAAAAAGCGATCGCCACCTTGAAAAGATGCCAAGAAGTGGCCAAAAGCTTAAACGCCGAACAAATCATTGCCGTAGCAACTAGCGCCGTCCGAGAAGCACCCAACGGAAGAGACTTTTTGCAGCAAATCGAAACAGAAATCGGACTGCGAGTTGACTTAATTTCCGGACAAGAAGAAGCGCGACGCATTTATTTAGGCGTGCTATCCGGAATGGAATTCAACAACCAACCCCACATTATCATTGACATTGGTGGCGGTTCTACCGAATTAATCTTAGGAGATAGTCACGCACCCCGTTCTCTCAGCAGCACCAAAATCGGTGCAGTGCGGCTCACATCAGAACTAGTCAAAACCGATCCCATCAGCACCCAAGAATTTTATTACCTACAAGCATACATTCGGGTAATGTTAGAACGGGCAGTTGAAGAATTATCAGCCGAATTAAAACCCGGCGAAATTCCCCGCTTAGTCGGTACTTCCGGTACGATCGAAACCTTAGTGACCATTCACGCACGCGAAACTTTAGGGATCGTACCCGCGCCATTAGCAGGTTATCAAGTCAGTTTGAAATATATCCGCGAATTCGTCAATCGCTTGCGGAAAATGAACTACGCCGAACGAGCCGCCATTCCGGGAATGTCCGATCGACGATCGGAAATTATCCTCGCCGGTGCTTTAATCTTACAAGAAGCAATGACCCTCCTAAATCTCGACAACATTACAATTTGCGAACGCAGCTTGCGAGAAGGAGTAATCGTTGACTGGATGCTGACTCACGGTTTAATTGAAGACCGACTGCGCTATCAAAGTTCAGTTCGCGAACGCAGCGTCATTAAAACCGCTCAAAAATATCAAGTAAAATTAGAATATAGCGAACGAGTCGCCAAATTTGCCCTCAGCTTATTCGATCAAACTCAAAATATTCTTCATAATTGGGGAGAAACAGAACGAGAGCTTTTGTGGGCAGCAGCCATTCTACATAACAGCGGACACTTCGTAAGTCATTCCTCTCACCACAAACATTCCTATTATTTAATCCGCAACAGCGAGTTACTAGGTTACACGGAAACCGAGGTAGAACTGATCGCCAATTTAGCCCGTTACCATCGGAAAAGCGCCCCCAAGAAAAAGCACGATAACTATCGTAACTTGCCCACAAAAGAACATCGCCAAATGGTCAATCAATTAAGTGCTTTGCTACGTCTAGCAGTAGCCCTAGATAGAAGACAAATTGGTGCGATCGCCAAATTTAAATGCGAATATCGCTCGCCAGAACGGGAATTTATCCTGCACCTCTTTCCATCCCAGTCAAATGATGACTGTTTATTAGAATTATGGAGTTTAAACTATAAAAGAGAAAGCTTTGAAACCGAATACAACGTTAAATTATTAGCTCAGTTGGAAGCAGGTGGTGTCAGCGTACTTTAAAATTAAAATCAAACTGTTTACTCAACAACCGTTTGATTAAAAAGCATAATTAAAATCATGAAAACTGACAGCATTTTCTATCAACTATTTGAAACGTTGCCCAACGTTTTGTTTGAGCTAATCGGACAGCCTCCATTTGACTCAAGAGGTTATGAGTTTAAGCCAGTAGAAATTAAAGAAACCCTTAATAGCATTGATGGGGTATTCGTGCCTGCCGCCAGAACACGTCACCCCATCTACTTTGCCGAAGTCGAGCATCGATTTGACGAAAATTTCTACTACCGCTTTTTTACTGATATTTTCCTTTACTTAGGTCAAAATAAACCGAACAGAGACTGGCTGGCGGTAGCAATTTACATTCGTCGCAGTATCGAACCAGCCGTACCAAGACCCTATCATTGGTTAATCGAGAGTTCCCACGTTAAGCGAGTTTATTTGGATGAATTGGGAGAAACAGCAAATCAATCGGTGGGATTGGGAACTATCAAATTAATCGTTGAAAATGAAGCAACCGCCAAACAGCAGGCTAAACAGGTAATTGAAAATGTACGGCAATTAAAAGAGCCAGCACTTAAACAAAAAGTTTGGGAATTAATAGAGACCATCTTAGTCTGGAAATTCCCTCAATTAAAAATTCAGGAACTCGAAACAATGTTTGAATTAAATAGCTTAAAACAATCGCGGCTTTATCAAGAGGCTAAACAAGAAGGCAAATTAGAAGCAGTGCCTAGTTTATTAGGATTAGGGTTAACTGTCGAACAAATAGCCGAAGCGTTAAGATTAGATATTGAAACAGTAAAACAAGCAGCTAAACGATCCTAAAACTAGGCTTTATTGTCCATTTATTTGCTCG harbors:
- a CDS encoding TIGR00725 family protein, whose translation is MKKIIIGVMGPGDNATPSDLQNAYVLGKLIAKEGWVLLTGGRNAGVMDAASKGAKAANGLTIGILPGNDPSNLSEAVDIAIVTDLGNARNNINVLSSDVVIACGMGAGTASEVALALKSNKKVILLNDSEESKAFFRSLLKDNVFMVGNSQEAIGIAKEIVNHRE
- a CDS encoding 4-hydroxybenzoate solanesyltransferase; this encodes MLIQEEHQPEPTWLTVIRLLRWDKPAGRLILMIPALWAIFLASRGMPPIPLVGTIVLGTLATSAAGCVINDLWDRDIDPQVERTKSRPLASRALSIRTGIVVAFIAMCCAGVLALYLNPLSFWLCVAAVPAIVFYPTAKRVFPVPQLVLSIAWGFAVLISWSAAKAQLEYPTWLLWGATVLWTLGFDTVYAMSDKEDDLKIGINSSAIFFGNYAAQAVGLFFAGTVSLLAWLGVVMQLHFGFWLALGIATIAWIWHYSQLRNSDLPKPVYGQIFRQNVWVGFIVLAGMIAGNLL
- a CDS encoding Ppx/GppA phosphatase family protein; translated protein: MSVNTVSESRVSISAEAGDRDRILAAIDIGTNSIHMVVVRIMADIPAFTIIDREKDTVRLGDRDPENGNLRPEIMQKAIATLKRCQEVAKSLNAEQIIAVATSAVREAPNGRDFLQQIETEIGLRVDLISGQEEARRIYLGVLSGMEFNNQPHIIIDIGGGSTELILGDSHAPRSLSSTKIGAVRLTSELVKTDPISTQEFYYLQAYIRVMLERAVEELSAELKPGEIPRLVGTSGTIETLVTIHARETLGIVPAPLAGYQVSLKYIREFVNRLRKMNYAERAAIPGMSDRRSEIILAGALILQEAMTLLNLDNITICERSLREGVIVDWMLTHGLIEDRLRYQSSVRERSVIKTAQKYQVKLEYSERVAKFALSLFDQTQNILHNWGETERELLWAAAILHNSGHFVSHSSHHKHSYYLIRNSELLGYTETEVELIANLARYHRKSAPKKKHDNYRNLPTKEHRQMVNQLSALLRLAVALDRRQIGAIAKFKCEYRSPEREFILHLFPSQSNDDCLLELWSLNYKRESFETEYNVKLLAQLEAGGVSVL
- a CDS encoding Rpn family recombination-promoting nuclease/putative transposase, giving the protein MKTDSIFYQLFETLPNVLFELIGQPPFDSRGYEFKPVEIKETLNSIDGVFVPAARTRHPIYFAEVEHRFDENFYYRFFTDIFLYLGQNKPNRDWLAVAIYIRRSIEPAVPRPYHWLIESSHVKRVYLDELGETANQSVGLGTIKLIVENEATAKQQAKQVIENVRQLKEPALKQKVWELIETILVWKFPQLKIQELETMFELNSLKQSRLYQEAKQEGKLEAVPSLLGLGLTVEQIAEALRLDIETVKQAAKRS